In the genome of Colletes latitarsis isolate SP2378_abdomen chromosome 9, iyColLati1, whole genome shotgun sequence, one region contains:
- the Sec3 gene encoding exocyst complex component Sec3 encodes MAAIRHTLQREVFTPSDEKLLSVCYVSKAYKKKKMSFLCLSTTTDTPPSLLLYQVKKNDKNVFKKKQSWSLSDIQIVDGVKNDSMDIELHIDKIYKWSVTTVQERRTFISNLYTYSCSLAQRPQFKNIPKEWLIDPSSLKESDSITFTPELLTSPISSDYQPITEKETADLKQMMENCEYAVSNAELFMETLSKDLSILDGENVQSVLASEARVTQLMNSIEAAITEASIVEARLAAYDEALGRIREVMARVGQKNQAIHTANNNAKFLLDQLNTVISQLDVSLVHQRILSEAELPGEKEGLSQAGIALLKATTAPLPPGLDKLSAVTEQKRRLDKLRAKFSVIVARHLNNLFIHLGNDVGDMSMSMADLILPTHQAVHHELEPYTELMQLLRALDNKAFIQLTKVYTDTMSKLYKRDLKRFFEEAKNKLICKRLQANTSRSSGQKAEELLNPAPICLLSGDIWAPVGDGNLLDSVLDCMLSQMQPVCLAEQAFCISFLQLDSVLSPSKSSEIEETDNVSNGAASPGSVTSTASKKLERQVNEEVRATMAAIFPSLETELNNFIAFLDKIDSFWCMYVLVRLSQHVMSAQDTGSFLSMTFASALIQVKRAFDKFMQTQLQSILCDTKVNRRNKCGILPYVENFEPFARIAEKIFRNSDRKVDLEKWYTKVVSTMFEAIVIHSREHHKTPQEVVKMENFHHLYDLLSQLKISVLDHERKEAKQKYQDALRAYVTQYFGRPLEKLNLFFEGVQAKVGAGVKESEVSYQMAFSKQELRRVVKEYPAREVKKGLENLYRKVEKHLCEEENLLQVVWREMQGEFIAQYIYIEELIQRCYPDSMVTLEFTIQDILEFFSEIARSH; translated from the exons atgGCAGCGATACGACATACGCTGCAAAGAGAAGTGTTTACACCTAGTGATGAGAAATTACTAAGCGTATGTTATGTGAGTAAGGCatataaaaagaagaaaatgagTTTCCTATGTTTGAGTACAACTACAGATACACCTCCATCGTTGCTTTTATATCAAGTAaagaaaaatgataaaaatgtatttaaaaagaaacagtCATGGTCGTTGAGTGATATTCAAATTGTGGATGGAGTTAAAAATGATTCCATGGATATAGAATTACATATAGATAAAATCTACAAGTGGTCAGTGACAACAGTTCAAGAACGAAGAACATTCATAAGCAATTTGTATACTTATTCTTGTAGTTTAGCCCAAAGAccacaatttaaaaatatccCTAAGGAATGGCTTATAGATCCAAGTTCATTGAAGGAAAGCGACAGTATTACTTTTACACCAG AACTTCTTACATCACCAATCTCATCTGATTATCAACCTATTACTGAAAAAGAGACTGCTGATTTaaaacagatgatggaaaactgTGAATATGCTGTCTCTAATGCTGAACTATTTATGGAAACACTTTCTAAAGATCTCTCCATTCTTGATGGG GAAAatgtacaatcagttttggcatCAGAAGCTCGTGTAACTCAACTGATGAATAGTATAGAAGCAGCAATAACTGAAGCTTCTATTGTCGAGGCTCGTCTTGCAGCATATGATGAAGCGCTTGGGAGAATTAGAGAAGTTATGGCCCGCGTAGGTCAAAAAAATCAAGCTATCCATACAGCCAACAATAATGCAAAATTTTTGTTAGATCAGTTAAACACAGTAATT TCACAGTTAGATGTTTCGCTAGTTCATCAACGTATTTTGAGCGAAGCTGAGCTTCCAGGAGAGAAGGAAGGACTTAGCCAAGCAGGTATTGCTCTTTTAAAAGCAACAACAGCTCCTTTGCCACCAGGACTTGATAAGTTGAGCGCAGTGACTGAACAAAAAAGACGACTGGATAAGCTCCGAGCAAAATTTTCTGTAATTGTGGCTAGGCATTTAAATAACCTTTTTATACACTTG GGTAATGATGTTGGAGATATGTCAATGTCTATGGCAGATTTAATTCTCCCAACGCATCAAGCAGTTCATCATGAACTTGAACCATACACCGAATTAATGCAATTACTGAGAGCACTAGATAATAAGGCTTTTATACAATTAACCAAAGTTTATACAGATACAATGAGCAAATTATATAAAAGAGATTTAAAACGATTTTTTGAGGAAGCAAAAAATAAACTTATTTGCAAACGACTCCAAG CTAATACATCAAGATCTAGCGGACAGAAAGCAGAAGAATTACTAAATCCAGCACCTATTTGTCTATTGAGTGGCGATATATGGGCACCTGTAGGGGATGGAAATCTTTTGGATTCAGTTCTCGACTGTATGCTTTCACAAATGCAACCAGTTTGTCTTGCAGAGCAAGCCTTTTGTATTTCATTTCTACAATTAGATTCTGTCCTTTCTCCGTCGAAA AGTAGTGAAATAGAAGAAACAGATAATGTCAGTAACGGAGCTGCAAGTCCTGGATCAGTAACCTCTACAGCAAGTAAAAAATTAGAAAGACAAGTAAATGAAGAGGTGCGTGCGACGATGGCAGCTATATTTCCATCATTGGAAACTGAATTGAATAATTTTATTGCTTTTCTGGACAAAATTGATAGTTT TTGGTGTATGTATGTCTTAGTGCGTTTATCACAACATGTTATGTCAGCCCAAGACACTGGTTCCTTTTTGTCCATGACATTTGCTTCTGCTTTAATTCAAGTTAAGAGAGCATTTGATAAATTCATGCAAACACAGTTGCAGTCGATTTTATGTGATACAAAAGTGAATCGTAGAAATAAATGTGGTATATTGCCATATGTTGAAAATTTTGAACCATTTGCAAGAATAGCAGAAAAAATTTTCAGAAACTCGGATAGAAAAGTTGATCTTGAGAAGTGGTATACTAAAGTAGTGAGTACAATGTTTGAAGCTATCGTCATCCACAGTAGAGAACACCATAAAACCCCACAAGAAGTTGTGAAAATGG AAAACTTTCATCATTTGTACGATCTTTTATCACAATTAAAAATATCTGTGCTTGATCATGAACGTAAGGAAGCTAAACAAAAATATCAAGATGCTCTACGTGCATACGTTACACAATACTTTGGAAGACCTCTAGAAAAACTTAAT CTATTCTTTGAAGGCGTACAAGCCAAAGTCGGCGCTGGAGTTAAAGAGTCTGAAGTCAGTTATCAAATGGCTTTTAGTAAACAAGAACTTAGACGCGTTGTAAAAGAATATCCAGCCCGAGAAGTTAAAAAGGGTTTAGAAAATTTGTATAGAAAAGTTGAGAAACATTTATGCgaagaagaaaatttattaCAA GTTGTTTGGCGTGAAATGCAAGGTGAATTCATTGCgcagtatatatatatagaggAATTGATCCAAAGATGTTATCCAGATAGTATGGTAACGCTTGAGTTTACTATACAAGACATTTTagaatttttctcagaaataGCCAGGTCTCATTAA
- the Cox7b gene encoding cytochrome c oxidase subunit 7B, producing MFRQLLRPVLQTTRSGTRSSSHIPHDVRPPHMDEVPVPSGPWQEHYNKTQTRYNLQLISGVALLAVTIVIGRINGTLWLNFSPPTPKQ from the exons atgttCCGTCAACTTTTAAGGCCAGTACTTCAAACTACGCGAAGTG GTACACGTTCTTCATCTCACATTCCCCATGATGTCAGGCCACCACATATGGATGAAGTACCTGTTCCATCTGGTCCATGGCAAGAACATTACAATAAAACTCAAACCAGATATAACTTACAGCTAATATCAGGCGTTGCTCTACTTGCTGTTACTATTGTAATT GGCAGAATCAATGGAACCCTTTGGCTTAATTTTTCTCCTCCAACTCCAAAACAATAA
- the Rheb gene encoding ras homolog enriched in brain — translation MPPKQRKIAIMGYRSVGKSSLSIQFVEGQFVDSYDPTIENTFTKSTRVNSQDYEVKLVDTAGQDEYSIFPTQYSMDIHGYVLVYSITSAKSFEVVQIIYDKLLDITGKVHVPIVLVGNKTDLYVDRMITTEQGKRLADSWHAAFLETSAKQNESVADIFHTLLIEIEKADGNVQEKSNCIIS, via the exons ATGCCACCAAAACAGAGGAAAATAGCTATTATGGGTTACAGATCCGTAG gcAAGTCATCACTGAGCATACAGTTCGTCGAGGGACAGTTTGTGGATTCATATGACCCTACTATAGAAAATA CATTTACAAAAAGTACACGAGTAAATAGTCAAGATTATGAAGTTAAATTGGTAGATACAGCAGGTCAAGATGAATATAGTATATTTCCTACACAGTATTCAATGGACATTCATGGTTATGTCCTTGTGTATAGTATAACCAGCGCAAAGAGTTTTGAAGTTGTACAAATTATTTATGATAAACTATTGGATATTACAGGAAAAGTCCA TGTTCCAATTGTATTAGTAGGAAATAAAACGGATTTATATGTCGATCGAATGATAACAACAGAACAGGGCAAGCGATTAGCAGATTCCTGGCACGCGGCTTTCTTAGAAACCAGTGCAAAACAAAATGAG TCTGTCGCAGATATTTTTCATACGTTATTGATAGAAATTGAAAAAGCTGATGGAAATGTACAAGAAAAATCGAATTGCATTATTTCCTAA